A region of Microbacterium suwonense DNA encodes the following proteins:
- a CDS encoding glutamyl-tRNA reductase produces the protein MLLCVTASHKTASFELLERLSRHPETVAPTLVEAGAQGAVVLATCNRFETYVETDGTETGAVLDVVAQAAGIPAEDLDGSYHVIEEGRVAEHLFAVASGLESVVSGEGEIAGQVRRALSEARKQGTTSPALERLFQRASQAQRKVKNVTALQRAGRSLVRLSLELADSRIADWSAERVLLVGTGSYAAVTLATLRERGAVDISVYSPSGRAELFAKKHGIRAVAASDYARTAQRSSLLITCTTATDPVLGPEQLQRPSRTATDGCPVSHGSQLVIDLGMPRNVDPDVAHLEGVALLDLETIRLHAPLEELQATDAARAVVREAAEDFRAAGSRAAVTPAVVALRTHIFELLEAEIDRARRRGDEDGLVEQAMRHLAGVLLHTPTTRAHELAAEGRGDEFLAALETLYGLVPDADHSAESEIA, from the coding sequence GTGCTGCTCTGCGTCACGGCGAGTCACAAGACCGCTTCCTTCGAACTGCTCGAACGCCTCAGCCGCCACCCCGAAACCGTCGCCCCGACACTCGTCGAAGCCGGCGCGCAGGGAGCCGTCGTGCTGGCGACCTGCAACCGGTTCGAGACTTATGTCGAGACGGACGGCACCGAGACGGGTGCCGTGCTGGATGTCGTCGCGCAGGCCGCCGGCATCCCCGCAGAAGACCTCGACGGCTCGTACCACGTGATCGAGGAGGGCCGGGTCGCAGAGCACCTGTTCGCCGTGGCATCCGGTCTGGAGTCCGTCGTCTCCGGCGAGGGCGAGATCGCCGGCCAGGTGCGGCGTGCGCTGAGCGAGGCGCGCAAACAGGGCACCACCTCCCCGGCGCTCGAGCGGCTCTTCCAGCGCGCGAGCCAAGCGCAGCGCAAGGTCAAGAACGTCACCGCGCTGCAGCGCGCCGGCCGCTCACTCGTCCGCCTGTCGCTGGAGCTGGCCGACAGCCGTATCGCGGACTGGTCCGCGGAGCGCGTGCTGCTGGTGGGCACCGGCTCCTATGCCGCCGTCACCCTCGCCACGCTGCGCGAACGCGGAGCGGTCGACATCTCGGTGTACTCGCCATCAGGGCGTGCCGAGCTGTTCGCGAAGAAGCACGGCATCCGTGCCGTCGCGGCATCCGACTATGCCCGCACCGCACAGCGCTCCTCACTGCTGATCACCTGCACCACCGCCACCGATCCAGTGCTGGGCCCGGAGCAGCTGCAGCGTCCGTCGCGCACGGCGACGGACGGCTGCCCGGTGAGTCACGGCTCACAGCTGGTGATCGACCTGGGGATGCCGAGAAACGTCGATCCCGACGTCGCACATCTCGAGGGCGTCGCCCTGCTGGACTTGGAGACGATCCGGCTGCACGCCCCGCTTGAGGAGCTGCAGGCGACGGATGCCGCGCGCGCCGTCGTCCGCGAGGCGGCGGAGGACTTCCGTGCGGCCGGCTCCCGCGCGGCGGTGACACCCGCCGTCGTCGCGCTGCGCACGCACATCTTCGAGCTGCTGGAAGCCGAGATCGACCGTGCGCGCCGTCGCGGCGATGAGGACGGGCTGGTGGAGCAGGCGATGCGCCATCTCGCCGGCGTACTGCTGCACACGCCCACCACGCGCGCCCACGAGCTGGCGGCGGAGGGTCGCGGCGACGAGTTCCTCGCGGCACTCGAGACCCTGTACGGCCTGGTGCCGGATGCCGATCACTCGGCGGAATCCGAGATCGCCTGA
- the hemE gene encoding uroporphyrinogen decarboxylase, with translation MSDLLRALAGDRPERTPVWFMRQAGRSLPEYRELRVGTRMLDACLTPDLAAEITLQPVRRHGVDAAVFFSDIVIPLRLAGVEVEIEPGRGPVFANPVRTADDVARITAIDPADLDGTAIAEAVGIVTAELDETPLIGFAGAPFTLAAYLIEGGPSKEHLRARAMMHADPESWGRLAGWLSRISRRFLEIQRDAGASVVQLFDSWAGSLSPADYRRHIAPHSHAALEGIGVPSIHFGVGTGPFLADMRLDGVADAVGVDWRMPLDEAIRVLGPDVAVQGNIDPALLQAPWPVLEEHVRDVIERGRGGKGHVLNLGHGVPPDTDPDQLTRIVRLAHGEL, from the coding sequence ATGAGTGATCTGCTGCGCGCGCTCGCCGGGGACAGGCCCGAGCGCACCCCCGTCTGGTTCATGCGTCAGGCGGGCAGGTCATTGCCCGAGTACCGCGAGCTGCGCGTCGGCACCCGGATGCTGGACGCCTGCCTCACCCCCGATCTCGCGGCCGAGATCACGCTGCAGCCGGTGCGCCGGCACGGTGTGGACGCGGCAGTGTTCTTCAGTGACATCGTCATCCCGCTGCGCCTGGCCGGCGTCGAGGTGGAGATCGAGCCGGGGCGCGGCCCGGTGTTCGCGAACCCGGTGCGCACAGCGGATGACGTCGCCCGCATCACCGCGATCGACCCGGCAGACCTGGACGGCACCGCGATCGCCGAGGCGGTCGGCATCGTCACGGCCGAGCTCGATGAGACCCCGCTGATCGGCTTCGCCGGCGCGCCGTTCACTCTCGCGGCCTACCTGATCGAGGGCGGTCCCTCGAAGGAGCATCTGCGCGCCCGCGCCATGATGCACGCCGATCCCGAGTCCTGGGGTCGCCTGGCCGGCTGGCTGTCGCGCATCTCACGGCGCTTCCTGGAGATCCAACGCGATGCCGGGGCATCCGTCGTGCAGCTCTTCGACTCGTGGGCAGGTTCGCTGAGCCCGGCCGACTACCGCCGGCACATCGCTCCGCACTCGCACGCCGCGCTCGAGGGGATCGGCGTGCCCAGCATCCACTTCGGCGTCGGCACCGGTCCGTTCCTCGCCGACATGCGTCTGGACGGCGTCGCCGACGCGGTCGGGGTCGACTGGCGGATGCCGCTGGATGAGGCGATCCGCGTCCTCGGTCCCGATGTCGCCGTGCAGGGCAATATCGACCCGGCGCTGCTGCAGGCGCCGTGGCCGGTGCTCGAGGAGCACGTGCGCGATGTGATCGAGCGCGGACGCGGCGGCAAGGGGCATGTGCTGAATCTCGGACACGGCGTCCCGCCGGACACCGACCCCGATCAGCTCACTCGCATCGTCCGTCTCGCCCACGGCGAGCTCTGA
- a CDS encoding VOC family protein, giving the protein MEQRLSFITLAVADVARSRAFYVDGLGWHPVFANEEVLMLPVADRVILSLWSVEGFIAEIGEAPASGVAPLTLSHNLATEAEVDAVLAEAETLGATVSPASRREWGGYSGYFTDPDGFRWEVAVNPGDTGDFVLPPE; this is encoded by the coding sequence ATGGAACAGCGTCTGAGCTTCATCACCCTGGCCGTCGCCGACGTCGCCCGCAGCCGGGCGTTCTACGTCGACGGGCTGGGCTGGCATCCTGTCTTCGCGAACGAAGAGGTGCTGATGCTGCCCGTCGCCGACCGGGTGATCCTCTCGCTGTGGAGCGTGGAGGGTTTCATCGCGGAGATCGGCGAGGCCCCGGCATCCGGCGTCGCTCCCCTCACCCTCTCGCACAACCTGGCCACCGAGGCGGAGGTGGACGCGGTGCTCGCCGAGGCCGAGACGCTCGGCGCGACGGTGTCGCCGGCGAGCCGACGCGAATGGGGCGGCTATTCGGGCTATTTCACCGACCCTGACGGGTTCCGCTGGGAGGTCGCGGTCAACCCCGGCGACACCGGGGACTTCGTACTGCCGCCGGAATGA
- a CDS encoding HepT-like ribonuclease domain-containing protein, with amino-acid sequence MRLAGRGHEWYVSDDLNTPGLAAESIIIKVGENVARLSEEMIVANPQVPWSSIKRMRDRLAHHYEATDYEAVWATINVDLPRVRAAVASLLAQVPDD; translated from the coding sequence ATGCGACTCGCCGGTCGAGGCCATGAGTGGTATGTCTCGGACGATCTCAATACACCGGGGCTCGCGGCCGAATCGATCATCATCAAGGTCGGTGAGAACGTCGCGCGGTTGAGCGAGGAAATGATCGTCGCGAACCCGCAGGTGCCCTGGTCGAGCATCAAGCGCATGCGGGATCGGCTCGCGCACCACTACGAGGCGACCGATTACGAGGCGGTGTGGGCCACCATCAACGTCGATCTTCCCCGCGTGCGTGCAGCGGTCGCATCACTCCTCGCCCAAGTGCCCGATGATTGA
- a CDS encoding HhH-GPD-type base excision DNA repair protein — protein sequence MPELHLTDDAKADKLLSDNPLALLIGMLLDQQVPMETAFAGPLKIVQRTGATDAAAIAGMDPDAFLEAFRESPAVHRFPGSMATRVQTLCQTLIDAWGGDASALWTDGDPDGAEVLKRLKKLPGFGEQKAKIFLALLGKQYGFTGAGWREASAPYGEDGSYRSVADIVSPESLAKVRAHKKAIKAAAKTGK from the coding sequence ATGCCGGAACTGCACCTCACCGACGACGCCAAAGCCGACAAACTGTTGAGCGACAACCCCCTCGCCCTCCTGATCGGGATGCTGCTGGACCAGCAGGTGCCGATGGAGACCGCGTTCGCGGGTCCGCTCAAGATCGTGCAGCGCACGGGCGCGACGGATGCCGCGGCCATCGCCGGCATGGATCCGGATGCCTTCCTCGAGGCGTTCCGGGAATCGCCCGCTGTGCACCGCTTTCCCGGATCGATGGCCACCCGGGTGCAGACGCTGTGCCAGACCCTCATCGATGCCTGGGGCGGCGATGCATCCGCCCTGTGGACCGACGGCGACCCCGACGGCGCCGAGGTCCTGAAGCGGTTGAAGAAGCTGCCCGGTTTCGGTGAGCAGAAGGCGAAGATCTTCCTCGCGCTGCTCGGCAAGCAGTACGGGTTCACCGGCGCGGGCTGGCGGGAGGCATCCGCGCCCTACGGCGAGGACGGCTCGTACCGCAGCGTCGCCGACATCGTCTCGCCCGAGTCGCTGGCGAAGGTGCGCGCACACAAGAAGGCGATCAAGGCCGCAGCCAAGACGGGCAAGTGA
- a CDS encoding XRE family transcriptional regulator yields the protein MSETLRESRERAGLSQAQLALRSGVAQPNIAAYESGRRNPSAEMVGRLRSAMRPLPHEAVERHRDELKALAARYGLSNLRVFGSAGQGTDTTQSDLDILVTRSPHVGLLTIAEFAFAAERLLGVPVDVVTDGGLPADHPILRSAVAA from the coding sequence ATGAGTGAAACGCTGCGCGAGTCACGTGAGCGAGCTGGGCTCAGCCAAGCGCAACTTGCACTGCGCAGCGGTGTTGCGCAGCCGAACATTGCCGCATACGAGTCGGGGCGCCGGAATCCGTCGGCGGAAATGGTCGGTAGATTGCGGTCGGCCATGCGCCCTTTGCCGCACGAGGCGGTTGAACGGCATCGCGACGAACTCAAGGCACTCGCTGCGCGGTACGGCCTGAGCAACCTGCGCGTGTTCGGCTCCGCCGGGCAGGGCACGGACACCACGCAGAGCGACCTCGATATCCTTGTCACCCGCTCACCGCACGTCGGATTGCTGACGATCGCCGAATTCGCCTTCGCCGCCGAACGATTGCTCGGCGTTCCGGTCGACGTGGTCACAGACGGAGGGCTCCCCGCTGATCATCCGATCCTCCGGTCAGCGGTGGCCGCGTGA
- a CDS encoding glycine--tRNA ligase produces the protein MAEQSRLDKVIALARHRGFVFQAGEIYGGSRSAWDYGPLGTELKENIRRQWWQTFVRGRGDMVGLDSSIILPKRVWEASGHVATFTDPLVECLQCHKRHREDHLIEAFEAKKGRAPENGMADIACPDCGTRGRWTEPKAFSGLIKTYLGVVDDESGLYFLRPETAQGIFVNFANVLTASRKKPPFGIGQVGKAFRNEITPGNFIFRTREFEQMEIEYFVPPAEAQEWFEHWVEACWAWFEDLGIDTDNMRRFDVPEDERAHYSAATIDFEYRFGFAGSEWGELMGVANRTDYDLSSHTEASGSSLTYFDQASGERYTPYVIEPSFGLTRSMMAFLVDAYVEEQVPNAKGGTDTRTVLKLDPRLSPIKVAVLPLSRNERLSPLAREVADKLRGKWTVDFDDAGAIGRRYRRQDEVGTPFCVTVDFDSLDDDAVTVRDRDTMAQERVPLDNLHAYLAERLRGA, from the coding sequence GTGGCCGAACAGTCCCGTCTTGACAAGGTCATCGCCCTCGCCCGCCACCGCGGGTTCGTCTTCCAAGCGGGTGAGATCTACGGCGGTTCGCGTTCAGCATGGGACTACGGCCCCCTCGGCACCGAGCTGAAGGAGAACATCCGACGGCAGTGGTGGCAGACGTTCGTGCGCGGCCGCGGCGACATGGTGGGGCTGGACTCCAGCATCATCCTGCCCAAGCGCGTGTGGGAGGCGTCCGGTCACGTCGCCACCTTCACCGACCCGCTGGTGGAGTGCCTGCAGTGCCACAAGCGCCACCGCGAAGACCACCTGATCGAGGCGTTCGAGGCGAAGAAGGGCCGCGCCCCCGAGAACGGGATGGCCGACATCGCGTGCCCCGACTGCGGAACCCGCGGCAGGTGGACCGAGCCGAAGGCGTTCTCCGGCCTGATCAAGACCTACCTCGGCGTCGTCGACGACGAGTCGGGACTGTACTTCCTGCGTCCCGAGACCGCGCAGGGCATCTTCGTGAACTTCGCGAACGTGCTCACCGCCTCGCGCAAGAAGCCCCCGTTCGGCATCGGCCAGGTCGGCAAGGCGTTCCGCAACGAGATCACCCCGGGCAACTTCATCTTCCGCACGCGCGAGTTCGAGCAGATGGAGATCGAGTACTTCGTGCCTCCGGCCGAGGCGCAGGAGTGGTTCGAGCACTGGGTCGAGGCCTGCTGGGCGTGGTTCGAAGACCTCGGCATCGACACCGACAACATGCGCCGCTTCGACGTGCCCGAGGACGAGCGTGCGCACTACTCGGCCGCCACGATCGACTTCGAGTACCGCTTCGGGTTCGCGGGCTCCGAGTGGGGCGAGCTGATGGGCGTCGCCAACCGCACCGACTACGACCTGTCCAGTCACACCGAGGCATCCGGCTCCTCGCTGACCTACTTCGACCAGGCATCCGGCGAGCGGTACACGCCGTATGTGATCGAGCCGTCGTTCGGCCTGACCCGTTCGATGATGGCGTTCCTCGTCGACGCGTACGTCGAGGAGCAGGTGCCCAACGCGAAGGGCGGCACCGACACCCGCACGGTGCTCAAACTCGACCCGCGCCTGTCGCCGATCAAGGTCGCCGTGCTGCCGCTCTCGCGCAACGAGCGCCTCTCGCCGCTGGCTCGCGAGGTGGCCGACAAACTGCGCGGCAAGTGGACCGTCGACTTCGACGATGCCGGCGCGATCGGCCGGCGTTACCGCCGGCAGGACGAGGTCGGCACGCCGTTCTGCGTCACAGTCGACTTCGACTCGCTCGACGACGACGCGGTCACCGTGCGCGACCGCGACACCATGGCGCAGGAGCGTGTGCCGCTCGACAACCTGCACGCCTATCTCGCAGAGCGCCTGCGCGGCGCCTGA
- a CDS encoding alpha-hydroxy-acid oxidizing protein, with amino-acid sequence MSTVAPNDPAAARGISRRTQSDIFRAGISGARPAVPVDARRLDAAAEAVLSTEAYAYIAGGAGSEQTVIANRSAFDRWQLWPRPLHEVSSRDLSVDFLGCTRPTPLLLAPLGVMELVHPEADLAVARAAASVGVPYTVSNQASFPLERIAQSAPGAPRLFQLYWSASDELNASLLSRAEAAGYEAIVVTLDTHLLGWRTRDLDLAYLPFTRGMGIAQYTSDPVFQELVKQRASAASDTSDTSDTSGEGKAVRVTPKTIAAGISIARRGTSLTGSRSLRDNLRSPLPRVAVETFLDVFSTPTLTWDDLAKAREWTSLPIILKGIVHPDDAERTADAGVDGIWISNHGGRQIDRSVPTLDVLPEISERVGGRMPVVFDSGIRSGADAAIALALGADVVALGRPYAYGLGIAGEQGVREVIRNVLAELDITLGLAGLTSVGELDRDALRAV; translated from the coding sequence ATGAGCACTGTGGCTCCGAACGATCCGGCGGCGGCGCGGGGCATCTCGCGCCGCACGCAGTCCGACATCTTCCGCGCCGGGATCAGCGGCGCGCGCCCGGCGGTTCCGGTCGACGCACGGAGGCTGGATGCCGCGGCCGAGGCCGTGCTGTCCACGGAGGCCTACGCGTACATCGCCGGCGGTGCCGGCTCCGAGCAGACCGTCATAGCGAACCGGAGCGCCTTCGATCGCTGGCAGCTCTGGCCCCGCCCGCTGCACGAAGTCTCCTCCCGCGACCTGTCGGTGGACTTCCTCGGCTGCACCCGCCCCACCCCGCTGCTGCTCGCACCGCTGGGGGTGATGGAGCTCGTGCACCCCGAGGCCGATCTCGCGGTCGCCCGTGCCGCGGCATCCGTCGGCGTGCCCTACACGGTCTCGAACCAGGCATCCTTCCCGCTCGAGCGGATCGCGCAGTCCGCACCCGGAGCGCCTCGCCTGTTCCAGCTGTACTGGTCGGCCTCCGACGAGCTGAACGCTTCGCTGCTCTCGCGAGCCGAGGCGGCCGGCTACGAGGCGATCGTCGTCACACTCGACACACATCTGCTCGGCTGGCGGACGCGGGATCTCGATCTGGCCTATCTGCCGTTCACGCGCGGCATGGGCATCGCCCAGTACACGTCCGACCCGGTGTTCCAGGAACTCGTGAAGCAGCGTGCGTCCGCAGCATCCGACACCTCCGACACCTCCGACACCTCCGGCGAGGGGAAGGCCGTGCGGGTGACGCCGAAGACGATCGCCGCCGGCATCTCGATCGCCCGCAGGGGCACCTCGCTCACCGGCAGCCGCAGCCTGCGCGACAACCTGCGCTCGCCGCTGCCGCGCGTCGCGGTCGAGACCTTCCTCGACGTGTTCTCCACACCCACTCTCACTTGGGACGACCTCGCGAAGGCGCGGGAATGGACGTCGCTGCCGATCATCCTCAAGGGGATCGTGCATCCCGACGACGCCGAGCGAACGGCGGATGCCGGGGTGGACGGCATCTGGATCTCCAACCACGGCGGACGGCAGATCGACCGCTCCGTGCCGACGCTGGACGTGCTGCCCGAGATCTCGGAGCGGGTGGGCGGACGGATGCCGGTGGTGTTCGACTCCGGCATCCGCAGCGGAGCCGATGCCGCGATCGCCCTCGCGCTCGGCGCGGACGTCGTCGCACTGGGCCGTCCGTACGCCTACGGTCTGGGCATCGCCGGCGAGCAGGGCGTGCGCGAGGTGATCCGCAACGTGCTGGCCGAGCTGGACATCACGCTCGGCCTCGCCGGTCTCACCTCGGTGGGTGAGCTGGATCGGGACGCGCTGCGTGCGGTGTGA
- a CDS encoding protoporphyrinogen/coproporphyrinogen oxidase: MSPEHPAELAARAADQHVVVIGGGIGGLIAARECAKVGIRVTLLEAEPELGGSVRSADLDGIVVDVGAESFATRGGHVRALIDELGLSDAIVAPEGGGAWLSGIPDAPDAPLPVGGLLGIPANPFQEDVRAIIGWRGAWRAYVDRLRPPLTIGHERSLGRLVSTRMGARVRDRLVAPVTAGVYSALPDDVDVDAAAPGLNAALTRVGSLSGAVLTMQGERAGKKPGAAVQGLDGGMTRLVAALRVELELLGVEVRTGTRVTSIGRDGENWVVTIEPDDGEEGETDADDGATEAPTPLTATGVVVATAEPAARTLLTPHVTGLGEQGDAPEIEIVTLLLEAPELDAAPRGSGVLTVPGSHTAKALTHSTAKWGWLRRAADGNHIVRVSFGTQGEPAATAELDDDAAAQLALSEASALLGVALPPDRLRAAHRARFVQSQPASLIGAADRRTTARAAIARTPRLAAVGAWLAGTGLAQVIPDAVAETDRLRSALLWDQQDGSLTR, encoded by the coding sequence ATGAGCCCTGAGCATCCGGCCGAACTCGCCGCCCGCGCGGCGGATCAGCACGTCGTCGTGATCGGCGGGGGCATCGGCGGGCTCATCGCCGCCCGCGAGTGCGCGAAGGTCGGCATCCGCGTCACCCTCCTGGAAGCGGAACCCGAACTCGGCGGCAGCGTCCGCTCCGCTGACCTCGACGGCATCGTCGTCGACGTCGGCGCCGAGAGCTTCGCCACCCGCGGCGGGCACGTGCGCGCGTTGATCGACGAGCTCGGCCTGTCTGACGCGATCGTCGCCCCCGAAGGCGGCGGTGCCTGGCTCAGCGGCATCCCGGACGCCCCGGATGCGCCACTGCCCGTTGGCGGCCTGCTCGGCATCCCGGCCAATCCCTTCCAGGAGGACGTACGCGCGATCATCGGTTGGCGCGGAGCGTGGCGCGCCTATGTCGACCGGCTGCGCCCGCCGTTGACCATCGGGCACGAGCGCAGCCTCGGCCGACTGGTCTCCACCCGGATGGGCGCGCGCGTGCGGGACCGCCTCGTCGCACCCGTGACGGCGGGCGTGTACTCGGCGCTCCCCGACGACGTCGACGTCGACGCTGCGGCTCCGGGGCTGAATGCCGCGCTGACACGCGTGGGCTCGCTGAGCGGCGCCGTGCTCACCATGCAGGGTGAGCGAGCCGGCAAGAAGCCCGGTGCGGCCGTGCAGGGGCTCGACGGTGGAATGACACGGCTCGTGGCCGCACTGCGCGTGGAGCTCGAGCTGCTCGGCGTCGAGGTGCGCACGGGCACCCGGGTCACGAGCATCGGCCGCGACGGCGAGAACTGGGTCGTGACGATCGAGCCGGACGACGGCGAAGAGGGCGAGACGGATGCCGATGACGGCGCCACCGAGGCACCGACGCCGCTCACCGCCACCGGAGTCGTCGTCGCGACCGCCGAACCGGCCGCCCGCACGCTGCTCACCCCGCACGTCACCGGGCTGGGAGAGCAGGGAGACGCCCCCGAGATCGAGATCGTCACCCTGCTGCTGGAGGCCCCCGAACTCGACGCCGCCCCGCGCGGCAGCGGCGTGCTCACGGTTCCCGGCAGCCACACGGCCAAGGCGCTCACGCATTCCACCGCGAAGTGGGGCTGGCTGCGCCGCGCCGCGGACGGAAACCACATCGTGCGCGTATCGTTCGGCACGCAGGGCGAGCCGGCCGCGACCGCGGAACTCGATGACGATGCCGCCGCTCAGCTGGCGCTGTCGGAGGCATCCGCTCTGCTCGGCGTCGCTCTGCCGCCCGATCGCCTGCGCGCCGCGCACAGGGCGCGCTTCGTGCAGTCGCAGCCGGCGTCGCTGATCGGCGCAGCAGATCGCCGCACGACCGCACGCGCGGCCATCGCCCGCACGCCGCGACTGGCGGCGGTGGGCGCGTGGCTTGCCGGAACGGGGCTGGCGCAGGTGATTCCGGATGCCGTCGCCGAGACCGACCGGCTGCGCAGCGCGCTGCTGTGGGATCAGCAAGACGGCTCTCTTACGCGTTGA
- a CDS encoding serine hydrolase — MSSHSAQLPEPSDGESRAPSDGVATASRRSHRSSRRTPRRAAVGRRSFSTALRALEELAQSGAQVSVHVRDLDTGHTVLSGDDHVPLPIAGLGVVPVLVETAVALDAGRLDPLGIIDRADADLVAGSGLWRNLRAPALPMIDLAVLAAAAGDPNAANALLDAVGHEQVRARMVSLGMPRSAVLDHFRDKRGPDDAPHVAVGTTREFAQLFSALVNSAVVDAGISAQVAEWLSLNHDLSLVAAATGLDPFAHEHDAHGLLFINKTGRDRGVRAEAGVLAGPRAGVAYALTVCFDDLSISHRLRAHDAFRILGTDLMEYTH, encoded by the coding sequence GTGAGCTCCCACTCCGCCCAGCTGCCCGAGCCTTCCGACGGTGAATCGCGTGCGCCCTCCGACGGTGTCGCCACGGCGTCACGACGGTCTCATCGCAGCAGCAGGCGCACTCCTCGACGGGCGGCAGTGGGACGGCGCTCGTTCAGCACTGCGCTGCGCGCCCTGGAAGAGCTCGCGCAGTCGGGGGCGCAGGTGTCGGTGCACGTCAGAGACCTCGACACCGGGCACACGGTGCTGTCCGGTGACGATCACGTGCCGCTGCCCATCGCCGGGCTCGGTGTCGTTCCCGTGCTCGTGGAGACGGCCGTGGCGCTGGATGCGGGCAGGCTGGATCCGCTGGGCATCATCGATCGCGCCGACGCCGACCTGGTCGCCGGCTCGGGGCTCTGGCGCAACCTGCGCGCGCCGGCCCTGCCGATGATCGACCTGGCGGTGCTGGCGGCGGCCGCCGGCGACCCGAACGCGGCCAACGCGCTGCTCGACGCCGTCGGACACGAGCAGGTCCGCGCACGCATGGTGAGCCTCGGCATGCCACGCAGCGCCGTGCTCGATCACTTCCGCGACAAGCGCGGCCCCGACGACGCACCGCACGTCGCCGTGGGCACCACCCGCGAGTTCGCCCAGCTGTTCTCCGCCCTCGTGAACTCCGCCGTCGTCGACGCTGGAATCAGTGCGCAGGTGGCCGAATGGCTGAGCCTCAATCACGACCTCAGCCTCGTCGCCGCCGCCACCGGACTCGACCCGTTCGCCCACGAGCACGACGCCCATGGGCTGCTGTTCATCAACAAGACCGGCCGTGATCGCGGCGTGCGCGCCGAGGCCGGGGTGCTCGCCGGCCCCCGCGCCGGCGTGGCCTATGCGCTGACGGTGTGCTTCGACGATCTGTCGATCAGCCATCGTCTGCGTGCGCACGACGCCTTCCGGATCCTCGGCACCGACCTCATGGAGTACACGCACTGA
- a CDS encoding GNAT family N-acetyltransferase, whose protein sequence is MRTIRDLDTVELIIDAQGLLDSIRGPERVIDAGTLRALEQSGNYVVGLFDDESGEERMVGASIAFFGEPGKRTMHSHITALLPEYRGRGWGRELKEHQRQWAFSREVGRITWTYDPLVARNAHFFLTVLGARVTRYTVNRYGIFGGGDAGDESDRLDVEWALADIAKPPASDAVVATVEIPTDVESMRVSDPDAAHQWRLRLRTEIEQQLDKGLHIAGFDVERGYLFTE, encoded by the coding sequence GTGCGCACTATCCGTGATCTCGACACCGTAGAGCTGATCATCGACGCCCAGGGACTGCTGGATTCGATCCGCGGACCCGAACGCGTCATCGATGCCGGCACCCTGAGGGCCCTGGAGCAGTCCGGCAACTACGTCGTGGGGCTCTTCGACGACGAGAGCGGCGAAGAGCGCATGGTCGGCGCCTCGATCGCGTTCTTCGGCGAGCCGGGCAAGCGCACCATGCACTCGCACATCACCGCGTTGCTGCCGGAGTACCGCGGCCGCGGCTGGGGACGCGAGCTGAAGGAGCACCAGCGTCAGTGGGCGTTCTCGCGCGAGGTCGGCCGGATCACCTGGACCTACGACCCGCTGGTCGCTCGCAACGCGCACTTCTTCCTGACGGTGCTCGGCGCACGCGTGACCCGCTACACGGTGAACCGCTACGGCATCTTCGGCGGAGGCGACGCCGGAGACGAGAGCGACCGGCTGGACGTCGAGTGGGCGCTGGCCGACATCGCCAAGCCTCCGGCATCCGATGCCGTGGTCGCAACCGTCGAGATTCCCACGGATGTCGAGTCCATGCGCGTCTCCGACCCGGATGCCGCCCACCAGTGGCGCCTGCGGCTGCGCACCGAGATCGAGCAGCAGCTGGACAAGGGCCTGCACATCGCCGGCTTCGATGTGGAGCGCGGCTACCTCTTCACCGAGTAG
- a CDS encoding adenylyltransferase/cytidyltransferase family protein, with protein sequence MTIDTVKKHQDYNPGPRVGITFSTFDLLHAGHIMMLAEAKRQCDYLICGLQMDPTLDRPEKNAPTQTVVERYIQLRGCEYVDEIVPYSTEQDLEDILRAFKLDVRIVGDEYADRDFTGRAYCEEAGIELYFNSRDHRFSSSGLRKIVAAREAERTARV encoded by the coding sequence ATGACAATCGACACGGTCAAGAAGCACCAGGACTACAACCCCGGCCCCCGGGTCGGGATCACGTTCTCGACCTTCGACCTGCTGCACGCCGGGCATATCATGATGCTCGCTGAAGCGAAGCGTCAGTGCGATTACCTGATCTGCGGCCTGCAGATGGATCCGACGCTCGACCGGCCCGAGAAGAATGCCCCGACGCAGACCGTCGTCGAGCGCTACATCCAGCTGCGCGGCTGCGAGTACGTCGACGAGATCGTGCCGTACTCCACCGAGCAGGACCTCGAAGACATCCTGCGCGCCTTCAAACTCGACGTCCGCATCGTCGGCGACGAGTACGCGGACCGCGACTTCACCGGCCGCGCCTACTGCGAAGAGGCCGGCATCGAGCTGTACTTCAACAGCCGCGACCACCGCTTCTCCAGCTCTGGACTGCGCAAGATCGTCGCGGCCCGAGAGGCCGAGCGCACCGCGCGCGTCTGA